A section of the Flavobacterium ardleyense genome encodes:
- a CDS encoding sterol desaturase family protein, with product MSRRPANRKQIKKEIAWSVISSVIFAFVGTITYFLWKNNLTAIYLDPSHIGYWYLPASLMIMMLIHETYYYWLHRAMHIPQIYKRAHKVHHQSLSPSPWTAFSFHPWESILEAVIVPLILIFLPVNVYVLLFYLIFMTFSSVINHLDIEIYPEFFRKSWIGKLCIDATHHHYHHKKFITNYGLHFTFWDRWMGTESKKV from the coding sequence ATGAGCCGAAGACCCGCAAACAGAAAGCAGATCAAAAAAGAAATTGCTTGGAGTGTCATTTCTTCTGTGATATTTGCTTTTGTTGGAACTATCACATATTTTTTGTGGAAAAATAATTTAACTGCCATTTACCTTGATCCTTCACACATTGGATATTGGTACTTGCCTGCAAGTCTCATGATAATGATGCTGATTCACGAAACCTATTATTACTGGCTACATAGGGCGATGCATATTCCACAAATCTACAAGAGAGCCCACAAAGTACACCATCAAAGTCTCAGTCCAAGTCCGTGGACCGCCTTCTCGTTTCATCCTTGGGAAAGTATTCTCGAAGCAGTGATTGTTCCTTTAATACTAATCTTTTTACCGGTCAATGTTTACGTGCTGCTATTTTATTTGATATTTATGACATTCAGCAGCGTGATCAACCACTTGGATATTGAAATTTATCCTGAATTTTTCAGAAAAAGTTGGATTGGAAAACTTTGTATCGATGCAACTCATCATCACTATCATCACAAAAAATTCATTACAAATTATGGCTTGCATTTTACTTTTTGGGATAGATGGATGGGAACAGAAAGTAAGAAGGTATAG
- a CDS encoding endonuclease domain-containing protein, translating into MNCEIVTYINDKPIYRRSVGILPANKALVNRARALRKAGVLSEVLFWLQVRNNTFWSIDFDRQRVIGNFIVDFYVKSIGLVIEIDGSSHDGKEEFDEDRETFLKDLGLKVYRIPDSRVKHNLFTVMAELEEYIVSEFGNFSVK; encoded by the coding sequence ATGAATTGCGAAATAGTCACCTATATTAACGATAAACCTATTTACAGAAGATCTGTCGGAATTCTACCTGCTAATAAAGCACTTGTCAATCGTGCAAGAGCGTTAAGAAAGGCCGGAGTTTTATCAGAAGTTCTTTTTTGGTTACAAGTTCGGAATAATACTTTTTGGTCAATTGATTTTGATAGACAGCGAGTAATTGGCAATTTTATAGTAGATTTCTATGTGAAATCAATTGGATTGGTGATTGAAATAGACGGCTCAAGTCACGATGGAAAAGAAGAATTCGATGAAGATAGAGAGACTTTTTTGAAGGATTTAGGTTTAAAAGTTTATCGAATTCCTGATTCGAGAGTGAAGCATAATTTGTTTACTGTTATGGCAGAATTGGAGGAATATATCGTTTCGGAATTCGGGAATTTTTCCGTAAAATAG
- a CDS encoding metal ABC transporter permease: MTNAQLEIQLIASLVAIACAIPGTFLVLRKMAMISDAISHSILPGIVLGFFITQDLNSPLLILLAALTGVLTVVLVEKIQQTKLVKEDTAIGLVFPALFSIGVIMIAKYANDVHLDIDAVLLGELAFTPFDRIYYNDMDLGPKSLWVIGIILTITIGLLVAFFKELKISTFDAGLATSLGFTPAVIHYGLMSVASVTTVGAFDAVGAILVVALMIAPAASAYLLTTNLIKMIALACFFGVFSAIAGYWMANYFDASIAGSIATMLGIVFLIVYLFAPSKGLISVLYRERQQKIEISLITFILHLKNHTETRERHVNHLNEHINWQKIRSKGVLNLALKNNLITIDNDIVSLTEKGDEFTTKAINYIITNDDSLIDDMKDDFFLFRG; the protein is encoded by the coding sequence ATGACTAACGCACAATTAGAAATACAGCTTATAGCAAGTTTAGTTGCGATTGCCTGCGCGATTCCCGGAACCTTTTTGGTACTGCGCAAAATGGCGATGATTAGCGATGCCATAAGCCACTCAATCCTACCCGGAATAGTTTTAGGATTCTTTATCACCCAAGATCTAAATTCGCCACTGCTGATTTTATTAGCGGCATTGACTGGAGTTTTGACCGTAGTTTTGGTTGAAAAAATTCAGCAAACAAAGCTGGTCAAGGAAGATACTGCCATCGGTTTGGTCTTCCCTGCTCTCTTTAGTATCGGAGTAATTATGATTGCAAAATACGCAAATGACGTCCATCTCGATATCGATGCGGTGCTTTTGGGAGAGCTTGCTTTTACACCTTTTGATCGAATTTATTACAACGATATGGATCTTGGTCCCAAATCGTTATGGGTTATCGGAATTATTTTGACCATTACCATAGGACTCTTAGTTGCCTTCTTCAAAGAACTCAAAATCAGTACTTTTGACGCTGGACTTGCCACCTCTTTAGGCTTCACGCCCGCAGTGATTCACTACGGATTGATGAGTGTGGCGTCGGTTACCACGGTTGGCGCTTTTGATGCGGTAGGTGCGATTTTGGTGGTGGCGTTGATGATTGCTCCCGCTGCTTCGGCGTATTTATTGACTACAAATCTTATCAAAATGATTGCCCTCGCCTGCTTCTTTGGAGTTTTTAGCGCAATTGCAGGTTATTGGATGGCGAACTATTTTGATGCGTCAATTGCGGGAAGTATCGCAACAATGTTGGGAATTGTATTTTTGATTGTGTACTTATTTGCACCTAGCAAAGGATTAATCTCGGTTCTATATCGTGAAAGACAGCAGAAAATTGAGATCTCTCTAATTACATTTATTCTCCACCTAAAAAATCATACCGAAACCCGCGAGCGCCACGTAAATCACTTAAACGAACACATTAACTGGCAGAAAATTCGTAGCAAAGGCGTGCTGAATTTGGCACTTAAAAACAATCTTATCACTATTGATAACGACATCGTCTCTCTAACCGAAAAAGGCGATGAATTCACCACAAAAGCTATCAATTACATCATCACCAACGATGATTCTTTGATCGACGATATGAAGGACGATTTCTTCCTATTTAGAGGTTAA
- a CDS encoding metal ABC transporter permease, whose protein sequence is MDIIEYIKLVFSDYTLRTITLGTAVLGGVTGMLGSFAVLRKQSLLGDAISHAALPGIAIAFLITGSKDTNVLLIGALISGLLGTFWIRGITTKTHLKSDTALGLILSVFFGFGMLLLTFIQKQPNANQAGLDKYLFGQAATLVESDVWLMSIVTGLCLVVLLLFWKEFKILLFDKEYAHTLGFNTKFIDILITSFIVLAIVLGLQTVGVVLMSAMLLAPAAAARQWTNSLSTMVFLAAILGASAGVFGTAISSTQNNLSTGPVIVLVASVFVLFSFIFSPKRGLLFRQIRLMTNRNDLELQKTLTFMYHIVEDHEDVSHPHAIKMLNDFQGYSRKGLKQLVNKNYVTLQGNMWSLTPQGVEAAKNMYNQNLKDD, encoded by the coding sequence ATGGATATAATTGAATACATAAAACTCGTTTTTAGCGATTATACGCTTCGCACCATTACTTTGGGAACTGCCGTTTTGGGCGGCGTCACGGGAATGTTGGGAAGTTTTGCCGTTTTGCGCAAGCAGAGTTTGCTGGGTGATGCTATTTCGCACGCCGCTTTACCGGGAATTGCCATTGCATTTCTAATCACCGGCTCCAAAGACACCAATGTGTTGTTGATTGGCGCTTTAATCAGCGGACTTCTCGGAACATTTTGGATTCGCGGAATCACTACCAAAACGCATTTAAAATCAGATACTGCCTTAGGATTAATTCTTTCGGTATTTTTTGGTTTTGGAATGTTGTTGCTAACATTTATTCAGAAGCAACCCAATGCAAATCAAGCTGGATTGGATAAATACCTTTTTGGACAAGCAGCCACCTTGGTCGAAAGTGATGTTTGGTTGATGAGCATCGTTACCGGTTTATGTCTGGTTGTGCTCTTACTCTTCTGGAAGGAATTCAAAATTCTGCTTTTCGATAAAGAGTACGCACATACTTTGGGATTCAATACCAAGTTTATCGACATATTAATTACCAGTTTTATTGTGCTTGCAATTGTTTTAGGATTGCAAACTGTTGGAGTTGTATTGATGAGCGCAATGCTTTTGGCTCCAGCCGCAGCAGCACGTCAATGGACAAATAGTCTCAGCACAATGGTTTTTCTAGCGGCTATTTTGGGTGCTAGTGCCGGAGTTTTTGGAACCGCAATCAGCTCGACTCAAAATAATTTATCCACAGGACCCGTAATCGTTTTAGTGGCTTCGGTATTTGTTTTATTCTCTTTTATTTTTTCGCCAAAGCGTGGACTTTTATTCAGACAAATCAGATTGATGACTAACCGAAATGATTTAGAGCTTCAAAAAACCTTGACATTTATGTACCATATTGTCGAAGATCACGAAGATGTTTCGCATCCACACGCTATCAAAATGCTGAATGATTTTCAGGGTTACAGTCGCAAAGGTTTAAAGCAGCTAGTTAATAAAAACTACGTGACTTTGCAGGGAAATATGTGGAGTTTGACGCCTCAAGGTGTCGAAGCAGCAAAAAATATGTACAATCAAAACCTCAAGGATGACTAA
- a CDS encoding metal ABC transporter ATP-binding protein, with amino-acid sequence MEKIAVKVDDLTVAYNYKPVLWDIDLQIPEGVLMAIVGPNGAGKSTLIKAILGILTPIAGSVSIFGKPYKSQRQKVAYVPQKGTVDWDFPTTALDVVMMGTYGSLGWIKRPGEKEKKLSLEALEKVGMLSFRDRQISQLSGGQQQRIFLARALVQDAEIYFMDEPFQGVDATTEVAIINILKELRKANKTVIVVHHDLQTVPEYFDWVTFLNVKKIATGPVKDIFNDENLTKTYGINYKVSIQK; translated from the coding sequence ATGGAAAAAATAGCAGTTAAAGTAGACGATCTCACGGTAGCATACAATTACAAACCGGTACTTTGGGACATTGATTTGCAAATTCCCGAGGGAGTCTTGATGGCGATTGTTGGTCCAAATGGTGCGGGAAAATCAACCTTAATTAAAGCTATTTTGGGAATTCTAACTCCAATTGCGGGAAGTGTTTCGATATTTGGAAAGCCGTATAAATCACAAAGACAGAAAGTGGCTTATGTTCCTCAAAAGGGCACTGTAGATTGGGATTTCCCAACTACCGCGCTAGATGTGGTGATGATGGGAACCTACGGAAGTCTGGGTTGGATAAAACGTCCGGGCGAAAAAGAAAAGAAATTATCCCTTGAAGCACTCGAGAAAGTTGGAATGCTTTCTTTTCGAGATCGACAAATTTCTCAACTTTCTGGAGGTCAGCAACAGCGAATATTCTTAGCTCGAGCTTTAGTTCAAGATGCCGAAATATACTTTATGGACGAACCTTTTCAAGGAGTTGATGCCACTACCGAAGTGGCAATTATCAATATCCTGAAAGAACTCCGCAAAGCCAACAAGACAGTGATTGTGGTTCACCACGATTTGCAAACCGTTCCTGAATATTTTGACTGGGTGACTTTTCTAAATGTCAAAAAAATCGCGACCGGCCCCGTCAAAGATATCTTCAACGACGAAAATCTGACCAAGACCTACGGAATCAATTATAAAGTGAGTATTCAAAAATAA
- a CDS encoding metal ABC transporter solute-binding protein, Zn/Mn family, producing MKQLILIALVCATFLSCKSDKPTDGKFHIVTTTSMITDLVENIGGDKVVVQGLMGAGVDPHLYKASEGDVSKLFNADMILYSGLHLEGKLVEVFEKMQKQNVNTIAVSDALDKKDLIGSTLFASNYDPHIWFDVANWEKITVFVADKLSDAMPENREYFQANAAAYLKKLKVLKEEIEAEIATLPEDKRRLVTAHDAFNYFGKAYKFDVVGLQGLSTATEAGVQDVQKTASYIIDHKVKAVFIESSVPRRTVEALQAAVNSKNHNVVIGGTLFSDALGNPGTPEGTYIGMFKFNVHTIVSSLK from the coding sequence ATGAAACAATTGATACTTATTGCTCTAGTTTGCGCGACGTTTTTAAGTTGTAAAAGTGACAAACCCACGGACGGAAAATTCCATATTGTGACCACCACTTCAATGATTACTGATCTTGTTGAAAATATCGGTGGCGACAAAGTTGTTGTGCAAGGACTGATGGGTGCTGGTGTGGATCCGCATCTTTATAAAGCGAGCGAGGGCGATGTTTCTAAACTTTTTAACGCCGATATGATTCTCTACAGCGGACTTCACTTGGAAGGAAAACTGGTCGAAGTTTTTGAGAAGATGCAAAAGCAAAACGTAAATACGATCGCAGTTTCGGATGCTTTGGATAAAAAAGACTTAATTGGTTCCACCCTATTTGCTTCTAATTATGACCCACATATTTGGTTTGATGTTGCAAATTGGGAGAAAATTACTGTTTTTGTAGCGGACAAACTCTCAGATGCAATGCCAGAAAATAGAGAATATTTTCAGGCAAATGCTGCCGCATATTTGAAGAAATTAAAAGTTCTAAAAGAAGAAATAGAAGCTGAAATAGCAACTCTACCTGAAGATAAACGCCGACTTGTAACCGCTCACGATGCCTTTAATTATTTTGGAAAAGCCTATAAGTTTGACGTGGTTGGATTACAAGGATTATCGACCGCTACCGAAGCTGGAGTGCAAGATGTTCAGAAAACGGCTTCCTATATTATTGACCATAAAGTGAAAGCGGTTTTTATCGAAAGTTCTGTTCCTAGACGTACTGTAGAAGCGTTGCAAGCCGCGGTAAATTCAAAAAACCACAATGTTGTAATTGGCGGAACCTTGTTTTCTGATGCTTTGGGAAATCCTGGAACTCCAGAAGGAACATACATCGGAATGTTTAAATTTAATGTTCACACCATCGTTAGCTCCTTAAAATAA
- the azu gene encoding azurin gives MKNFRINILGVVALGLLSLTSCKDDKKVEGEDTIVVTEDVVTPAEMGTIEVTLNSDDAMKFDTSEIKVKEGQTVILTLNHTGKLPEAAMGHNFVLLKQGVVMADFATAAIAAKDNEYIPNDGKDVIAHTETIGGGESTKITFTAPAKGTYDFLCTFPGHYSMMNGKFIVE, from the coding sequence ATGAAAAATTTTAGAATCAACATTTTAGGTGTAGTAGCTCTAGGTTTATTGTCTTTAACTTCATGTAAAGATGACAAGAAAGTCGAAGGAGAAGATACTATCGTAGTAACAGAAGACGTTGTAACTCCAGCAGAAATGGGGACTATAGAGGTTACTTTAAATTCAGATGACGCTATGAAATTTGATACATCAGAAATCAAAGTTAAGGAAGGCCAAACTGTAATTTTAACATTAAATCATACAGGAAAATTACCAGAAGCAGCAATGGGACATAACTTCGTATTGCTAAAACAGGGAGTTGTAATGGCTGATTTTGCAACTGCAGCAATTGCAGCAAAGGATAATGAGTACATTCCAAATGACGGAAAAGACGTTATCGCACATACTGAAACAATCGGTGGCGGGGAAAGTACAAAAATCACTTTTACTGCTCCAGCAAAAGGAACTTATGATTTCTTATGTACGTTCCCAGGTCATTATTCAATGATGAACGGTAAGTTTATCGTAGAATAA
- a CDS encoding Mpo1 family 2-hydroxy fatty acid dioxygenase — protein sequence MNKFQSLLDEYSESHQNQTNKFIHWICVPLIFWSIIAVFYSVPNALLKESIGNYFLANWAVILLIPVVLYYFSLSTTIATGMVVFISFCLFISEIILINSDFPLWGIAIIVFIISWIGQFYGHKIEGKKPSFLKDIQFLLIGPAWLMHFIFRRIGIKY from the coding sequence ATGAATAAATTCCAAAGCCTTCTCGACGAATACAGCGAGAGCCATCAAAATCAGACCAACAAATTTATCCATTGGATTTGTGTTCCACTAATTTTTTGGTCAATCATAGCTGTTTTTTACTCTGTACCAAATGCGCTTCTAAAAGAGTCGATTGGCAATTACTTCTTAGCAAATTGGGCGGTTATTTTATTAATTCCCGTCGTATTATACTATTTTTCTTTATCGACAACAATCGCTACAGGAATGGTTGTTTTTATAAGTTTTTGCTTATTTATTTCTGAAATAATTTTGATAAATTCCGATTTTCCATTGTGGGGAATCGCAATTATAGTTTTCATTATTTCCTGGATAGGTCAATTTTACGGTCATAAAATAGAAGGGAAGAAACCGTCTTTCTTAAAGGATATTCAATTTCTACTGATTGGTCCAGCTTGGCTGATGCATTTTATTTTCAGACGAATTGGAATTAAGTATTAA
- the chrA gene encoding chromate efflux transporter has translation MRDLKEIAKLFLKLGIIGFGGPAAHIAMMQDEVVVKRKWLSEQEFLDMIGATNLIPGPNSTEMAIHIGHERGGWRGLIVAGLCFILPAVLITGIFAWLYKLYGQLPEVQPFVYGIKPAIIAIILGAIFPLAKKSLKSLQLIILGILVLIGALFGISEIYLMFGAGIVALTLAYAQQGNSSKLSIFFPISLASIQTTAIVSATNTSLFWIFLKIGAVLYGSGYVLFAFLDTELVVTGLLSRRELIDAIAVGQLTPGPVFSSVTFVGYQINGLAGAVVSTIAIFIPSFLFVALLNPMVKMMRNSKIFSAFLDAVNVASVALIVAVSFEMGKDAITDWRTILIAVISVAIAFGYRKVNSAFVVIGGSLMGYLLTML, from the coding sequence ATGAGAGATTTAAAAGAGATAGCCAAACTCTTTTTAAAACTTGGCATAATCGGATTTGGTGGCCCTGCCGCGCACATCGCAATGATGCAAGATGAAGTAGTGGTCAAAAGAAAGTGGCTAAGTGAGCAAGAATTTCTAGATATGATAGGAGCCACTAATCTAATTCCAGGTCCCAATAGTACCGAAATGGCAATTCATATTGGTCATGAAAGAGGCGGATGGAGGGGCTTGATCGTTGCAGGTTTATGTTTCATTTTACCAGCTGTTTTGATTACGGGAATCTTTGCTTGGCTTTATAAATTATATGGTCAGCTGCCAGAAGTGCAGCCTTTTGTCTACGGAATCAAGCCCGCAATTATCGCAATTATTCTTGGCGCAATATTTCCATTAGCGAAAAAATCATTAAAATCATTGCAATTAATAATTTTAGGAATTCTGGTTTTAATTGGCGCATTGTTCGGAATAAGCGAAATATATTTGATGTTTGGTGCTGGAATAGTCGCCTTAACTTTGGCTTATGCTCAACAAGGGAATTCGTCGAAATTATCAATTTTTTTCCCTATTTCATTAGCGAGCATCCAAACTACTGCAATCGTTTCGGCAACTAATACCAGCTTGTTTTGGATTTTTCTTAAAATTGGAGCAGTGCTTTATGGTAGTGGGTATGTCCTATTTGCATTTCTTGACACAGAGCTTGTGGTTACCGGCTTACTGAGCAGAAGGGAACTTATCGATGCAATTGCGGTTGGTCAACTAACTCCCGGACCTGTTTTCTCTTCTGTAACTTTTGTGGGCTATCAGATTAACGGACTCGCTGGAGCTGTTGTTTCTACCATTGCCATTTTCATTCCTTCATTTTTATTCGTAGCCTTGTTGAATCCGATGGTGAAAATGATGCGAAATTCTAAAATATTTTCAGCATTTTTAGACGCCGTAAATGTGGCTTCCGTTGCATTAATTGTTGCAGTTTCTTTTGAAATGGGAAAAGATGCAATTACAGATTGGCGCACCATTCTAATTGCTGTAATCAGTGTTGCAATTGCTTTTGGATACAGAAAAGTAAATTCAGCATTTGTAGTTATAGGCGGCTCGTTGATGGGTTATTTATTGACAATGCTTTAA
- a CDS encoding dipeptidase translates to MKTPIIDLHCDLLSYLNRPNSDINNTDDIGCAIPYLKQGNVKLQVMAIFAATEAQSHQKGIEQSKIFQSISSNNADLYHFGKDHLENFDQKENIGILASLENASAFCDEEQPLTKGFENLERIIDNVGNLFYIGLTHHLENRFGGGNFSKAGLKDDGKSLLDYLHNKQIAVDFSHTSDALAYGILDYISKKNINIPILASHSNYRQIFDHPRNLPDDIAKEIISRQGLIGLNLFVRL, encoded by the coding sequence ATGAAAACTCCCATAATAGACCTCCATTGCGATTTACTTTCCTATCTAAACCGCCCAAACTCCGATATCAATAATACAGATGATATTGGTTGCGCAATTCCCTATCTAAAACAAGGAAATGTAAAGTTGCAAGTGATGGCAATTTTCGCAGCAACCGAAGCACAAAGTCATCAAAAAGGAATTGAACAAAGTAAAATTTTTCAAAGTATATCCTCAAACAATGCCGATTTGTATCACTTTGGAAAAGATCATTTAGAAAATTTTGATCAAAAAGAGAATATCGGAATACTAGCTTCCTTAGAAAATGCTTCAGCTTTTTGTGATGAAGAACAGCCCTTAACAAAAGGCTTCGAAAACTTGGAACGCATAATCGACAACGTTGGAAACTTATTCTACATCGGATTAACTCATCATCTAGAAAATAGATTTGGTGGCGGAAATTTCTCAAAAGCTGGATTAAAAGATGACGGTAAATCTCTGCTCGATTATCTGCATAACAAGCAGATTGCAGTAGATTTTTCGCACACTTCGGATGCGTTGGCTTATGGTATTTTAGATTATATTTCGAAGAAAAACATAAACATTCCCATTCTTGCAAGTCACTCCAACTACCGACAAATCTTTGACCATCCTCGAAATCTCCCAGATGATATTGCCAAAGAAATTATTAGCCGTCAGGGGTTAATTGGACTAAATTTGTTCGTGCGTTTGTAA
- a CDS encoding tetratricopeptide repeat protein, whose protein sequence is MKYLLFLLTIWVTNATAQNGLKFEKRFVQSEDAWVAFPVDSTGAFPFGFIYIDAEAGLTLDYGGTFKIDKNGKFLKEKVEEEHSIKYRLQPNNVLVALIPETNFGDLNIQAVPEWLKFYKKDQGSVEHLYRRGFLYNGYGECEKALEYLEKANKLNPNFKGLAVELAYSYNCLARYESAIKILQTALKTTPEDAYTNKELIFAQAKLEKLEDAANIFRKTSKFPDKTYNAENAYNILQGYYLLKDKKNFSKWWEETKDYISSNQQFLTNAEFMKKDLL, encoded by the coding sequence ATGAAATACTTACTGTTCCTGCTCACCATCTGGGTCACAAATGCAACGGCTCAAAACGGTCTAAAGTTCGAGAAACGCTTTGTACAAAGTGAAGATGCATGGGTTGCCTTTCCCGTCGATAGTACTGGCGCATTTCCATTTGGTTTCATATATATTGATGCGGAAGCTGGATTGACGCTCGATTATGGTGGAACTTTTAAGATCGATAAAAACGGAAAATTTCTAAAAGAGAAAGTGGAAGAGGAGCACTCGATCAAATACAGGCTGCAACCGAATAATGTTTTAGTGGCATTGATTCCAGAAACTAATTTTGGAGATTTAAATATCCAAGCGGTACCAGAGTGGTTGAAGTTTTACAAAAAAGACCAAGGATCTGTAGAGCACTTATATCGTAGGGGGTTTCTCTATAATGGCTATGGCGAATGCGAGAAAGCTTTAGAATATCTAGAGAAGGCAAACAAGTTGAACCCTAATTTTAAAGGTCTTGCAGTAGAACTTGCGTACTCCTACAATTGCCTAGCGCGTTATGAGAGTGCTATTAAAATTTTGCAAACAGCCCTAAAAACGACGCCCGAAGATGCCTATACAAACAAAGAACTAATATTTGCACAAGCAAAATTGGAAAAACTCGAAGATGCGGCAAACATCTTCAGGAAGACTTCAAAATTTCCAGATAAGACTTACAATGCTGAAAATGCTTATAATATTTTGCAAGGCTATTATCTCCTAAAAGACAAAAAGAACTTTTCTAAATGGTGGGAAGAGACAAAAGATTATATTTCTAGTAATCAGCAATTTTTAACAAATGCCGAATTTATGAAAAAAGACTTGCTATAA
- a CDS encoding DUF6770 family protein gives MKKLLPLFLLFFISVQGQVKDLAELSSGKYLDSRIVYNDDGDDVYGYLLLYENDRKSKAVYELEYVLLDKNLNKLTSGTFVQNRFSFIVKLNIGFSFVRKIGNKLVIGIQDSSNNSMMGPISAFNHRFRELDLETFKLSNQFTMKDNRKTVESETADSKVTYDDVQKNNALQPVGRSNFLLFDLSTVSGAYAGESFAQKVARDTKSFKVFDKEFNEIWNYKFNDDGTKAFDMFEYYSSNGNDMIMVRYNFEKIGKYLETYYDVFDLTSGLKKFSIKQSDGSTLNQVQTIKYEKDKLIVYSLMNYMTKKQVYDNSKVLGVVQITYDRSTGEKLSEEKFFWRYLDEHLKISEEGEIKSYGYLQFLNFRLLNNGHTTAIAEGYNPSNNSRILDMFVMEFDQNMKLVYYKKVDKTKNMSNIAAWGPILQNSGAFDYLYSQKLEGDNYAYFYTDNEKNSTRNPKWILGVITQVDGKYSYEKIPMTTEKGQIYPVKAKNGYILLREVSDKKSTIRLEKINY, from the coding sequence ATGAAAAAACTATTACCCTTATTCTTATTGTTTTTTATCTCCGTACAAGGTCAAGTAAAAGATCTTGCGGAACTTTCGTCTGGTAAATATTTAGATTCCAGAATTGTCTACAATGACGATGGCGACGATGTTTACGGTTACCTTTTACTTTATGAAAATGATCGAAAAAGCAAAGCTGTTTATGAATTGGAATATGTGTTACTAGACAAAAACTTAAATAAATTGACCTCAGGTACATTTGTGCAAAATAGATTTTCGTTTATTGTAAAACTTAATATTGGATTTTCTTTTGTTCGCAAGATTGGAAATAAATTAGTAATAGGAATTCAAGATAGCTCTAATAATAGTATGATGGGGCCTATCTCAGCCTTCAACCATCGTTTTAGAGAATTAGATTTGGAAACTTTTAAGCTTTCAAATCAATTCACGATGAAGGACAATCGCAAAACTGTAGAGAGTGAAACCGCTGATTCTAAAGTTACATACGACGATGTTCAAAAAAATAACGCATTGCAGCCCGTAGGTAGAAGCAATTTTTTACTATTTGATTTAAGCACAGTATCGGGAGCTTATGCTGGTGAGAGTTTTGCTCAAAAAGTAGCTAGGGACACTAAAAGCTTTAAAGTTTTTGACAAAGAATTTAATGAAATATGGAATTATAAGTTCAACGATGACGGGACGAAGGCTTTTGATATGTTTGAATATTACAGCAGTAACGGCAACGATATGATAATGGTACGATACAATTTTGAGAAAATTGGAAAATACCTTGAAACCTACTACGATGTTTTTGATTTAACTTCTGGGCTAAAGAAATTTTCCATCAAACAATCAGATGGCTCAACTCTAAATCAAGTGCAAACCATCAAATATGAAAAAGATAAACTGATTGTTTATTCCTTGATGAACTACATGACCAAAAAGCAAGTTTATGATAATTCGAAAGTTTTGGGAGTGGTTCAAATTACTTACGACAGATCTACTGGGGAGAAATTATCCGAGGAAAAATTCTTCTGGCGATACCTTGATGAACATTTAAAAATAAGTGAAGAGGGTGAAATAAAATCGTACGGGTATCTTCAGTTTCTAAATTTCCGACTGTTAAATAATGGACATACAACTGCAATCGCCGAAGGATACAATCCATCCAACAATTCTCGCATTCTAGACATGTTTGTAATGGAATTTGACCAAAATATGAAATTGGTTTATTATAAAAAAGTTGACAAAACCAAAAACATGTCCAACATAGCTGCGTGGGGACCGATTTTGCAAAATAGCGGCGCATTTGACTATTTATATTCTCAGAAATTGGAAGGTGACAATTATGCTTATTTTTATACAGATAATGAGAAAAATAGCACACGCAATCCTAAGTGGATTTTGGGCGTTATTACTCAAGTTGACGGGAAGTACAGCTATGAAAAGATTCCGATGACTACTGAAAAAGGACAGATTTATCCTGTGAAAGCTAAGAATGGCTATATTTTACTAAGGGAAGTTTCTGATAAAAAGTCGACCATACGATTGGAAAAGATAAATTATTAG